From Theileria annulata chromosome 1, complete sequence, *** SEQUENCING IN PROGRESS ***, one genomic window encodes:
- a CDS encoding uncharacterized protein (Tap349e08.q2ks7.C.cand.28 - score = 52.28): MKRDRKKINKNKSEDENEADFIESESESELHSEDSEVEFVDEESDSEQSQYDSEDDETNNVDAESEDSEPDFDEDTNLPVLTSKLSQKLLDKASSHSYNSIKKLLSVFSSVVGSVGSNKINLASDTKNHKLDVDKSKMKFKYLKNENKRILKGTANRFSEPSKVSKKDYVVKDWDVYKIFVSSTCDVMTEYLKDREVTGKKEEVTSSAPLVRKFLSTSLVQLAFILDDFELTRSCLVSLSSTHVVKWICVFKNLNNQFVKIVSSLMCAHPQKHTRIDCFCFLSEYLNCVKDHKLMRVQLSFKSYLVNYAKLSESESKSASNTIVDLLLKRCYSSHVKSVMNGITLKNYGLFKVSKNCISELYLNAPFDNLYMFSFKTITNLAYNVRREWNNTGKEKKPKKKETNSKEDKTKKPLNVNTTILSVCSWGFIESVNIWINVLSRSDNKMKTLIYPLVTVINSAIKIKISNKRQIPFVLHLLISLNKLLDGTHKFIPIMSLLYHVLDNIKNIKQTVPSEYFKNTLVTSNINNPNKLVKPFKLLKSKGSLEKSEDIMVKLRLSGKSVNSPQIYKVLYKYVELILIDHLGILSLNPSFPEYTNCICYHLKRYIKSPEVLNDFRNTVNSLLKVLNETNVVVTKLREGMDDAALEGFNVFEPEKIPMYKYRQDFLVKFQQVNKDKFVSSLQINDL, translated from the exons ATGAAACGGGATaggaaaaaaataaataaaaataagtCTGAGGATGAGAATGAGGCTGATTTTATAGAATCTGAGTCTGAATCTGAATTACATTCTGAAGATTCCGAAGTAGAATTTGTTGATGAAGAATCAGATTCAGAACAATCACAATATGACTCAGAAGATGATGAAACTAACAATGTTGATGCTGAGTCGGAAGATTCTGAACCGGATTTTGACGAGGATACCAACTTACCAGTTTTAACCAGCAAATTATCACAGAAACTTCTAGATAAGGCTTCTAGCCATAGTTATAATTCAATAAAAAAACTTTTATCTGTATTTTCATCAGTTGTTGGATCAGTGGGATCAAACAAAATTAACCTAGCTTCTGACACCAAAAACCATAAACTAGATGTAGATAAGTCTAAGATGAAGTTTAAATACTTAAAGAATGAGAATAAAAGAATACTCAAGGGCACTGCAAATCGTTTTTCAGAACCTTCTAAGGTTTCTAAAAAAGATTACGTGGTTAAAGATTGGGATGTGTACAAGATTTTTGTGTCCTCAACGTGTGATGTAATGACCGAATATTTAAAGGATAGAGAAGTAACCGGTAAGAAGGAAGAAGTGACGTCTTCAGCACCTCTAGTAAGGAAGTTTTTATCAACTTCTTTGGTGCAATTGGCTTTTATATTAGACGACTTTGAGCTTACAAGATCGTGCCTAGTATCACTGAGTTCAACGCACGTCGTGAAGTGGATTTGTGTTTTtaagaatttaaataaccaatttgtaaaaatagTGTCATCATTAATGTGTGCTCATCCTCAGAAACATACGAGAATCGACTGCTTCTGCTTTCTCTCAGAATACCTAAACTGCGTAAAGGACCACAAGTTAATGCGAGTCCAACTATCATTTAAATCCTATCTTGTAAATTACGCTAAGTTATCAGAATCTGAATCAAAATCCGCCTCAAACACCATTGTTGACCTACTTTTAAAAAGATGCTACTCTAGCCATGTCAAGTCAGTAATGAATGGAATAACACTGAAAAATTACGGACTATTCAAAGTCAGCAAGAACTGCATCAGTGAACTGTACTTGAATGCTCCATTcgataatttatatatgtttTCATTCAAGACAATTACTAACTTGGCGTATAACGTACGTAGGGAGTGGAACAATACAGGAAAGGAAAAGAAGCCAAAAAAGAAAGAAACAAATTCAAAGGAAGATAAAACCAAGAAACCCTTAAATGTTAATACCACTATATTATCAGTTTGTTCTTGGGGGTTCATTGAGTCTGTAAATATTTGGATAAATGTGCTATCCAGGTCAGATAATAAGATGAAAACTCTGATTTATCCTCTGGTGACTGTTATTAACTCTGCcataaagataaaaatatcaaataaaAGACAAATACCATTCGTTTTACACCTCCTAATTTCTCTGAACAAGTTACTGGATGGAACCCACAAGTTCATTCCAATCATGTCACTATTATATCACGTTCTGGACAATATCAAAAACATCAAACAAACTGTACCTtcagaatattttaaaaatacactAGTTACTTCTAACATTAACAACcctaataaattagttaaacCATTTAAACTA ttaaaatcGAAGGGTAGCTTGGAGAAATCTGAGGATATTATGGTTAAGCTCAGGCTGAGCGGGAAGAGCGTGAATTCACCACAG ATTTACAAGGTGTTGTACAAGTACGTCGAGTTAATTCTAATAGATCACTTGGGGATTTTATCGCTGAACCCTAGCTTCCCAGAATACACAAACTGTATATGCTATCACCTGAAAAGATACATCAAGTCACCTGAGGTTCTGAACGACTTTAGAAACACAGTTAACTCACTGCTTAAAGTTTTGAACGAGACTAATGTAGTAGTCACAAAGCTTCGCGAGGGGATGGACGATGCTGCACTTGAGGGGTTCAACGTCTTCGAACCCGAAAAGATACCAATGTACAAATACCGGCAGGACTTTTTAGTAAAATTCCAGCAAGTAAACAAGGATAAGTTCGTTTCATCGCTTCAAATTAATGATCTGTAA
- a CDS encoding DNA polymerase delta catalytic subunit (Pold1) (Tap349e08.q2ks7.cand.107 - score = 100.86) — MSSNDLNWHNTMYSNFYGTQNDYGKIFSKLRRPTFDFVFFLTDADYTFKVVKCTSDGTLSETGDHHTEVPVVRLYGVTKEQQSVLVCVDDFQPYFYIEKPPELLEENFEDLKQLFNKHLSEQNQFKKSLRHVLDIQKTRLTSLMMYDENGEKDFLRIVVSSPRMVSNLRSYIESGVELEVDGDSFTIPLYRQTYEANLPYVLRFLLDNNVICGSWLMIPQNCYTLNNPKNFMQLVSTCNIEVNCGYSDIITLPLENEYETIGPIKILSFDIECIKLNGTGFPNASNDPVIQISSVIHTHGNDVNNTKNFVFTLKECDSLANCTILSFDNEEQLLLAWNDFVIFVDPDFLTGYNIILFDLPYLLTRSSVLNIEARFKKLTRIKSVNCNFKDSISNNNILGLYENKEINIEGRILFDVYDLVRRDYKLKSYSLNYVSFEFLKQQKEDVHYSTILKLFNGNNNDRRRIASYCLKDSILPLLLINKLLLLYNYIEMSRVTTTPIKLLITRGQQIRVTMQIYKQCKKMNYVIPVITGGGKNSSNENSYEGATVLEPLKGYHKNPISVLDFQSLYPSIMIAHNICYSTLLNYNNINNYRPEDVVRVPGYNDICFISVNKRKGILPIIVENLINERKKAKKMMNECKDEMLKKVYDGRQLALKITTNSVYGYTGATSGGFLPCIDVATAITSFGRNMIVNTKNLIEEHFTVKNGFKFDSKVIYGDTDSVMINFGTDDIQEAIDLGKNAADLITSKSVKPITLLFEKVYKPLLLLSKKRYAGLYYVNSEKYEKIDCKGIEVLVFVTILFQSVRRDFCLLIQQMLEQILYLLLVKLDLDGAIEFVKKKVSELLKNEIDVSLLVITKSLGKVDYEQRLPHVELAKKLRKRDPGKAPGVGDRISYIIVKGTKGEPLFDRAEEPLYVTENNLPIDTSYYLDSLKNVLLRIFEVVMTNPNSLFNGEHTRVININSSTKGLMNKFLTKIRRCLSCNIVLSNSTESTEMFCSNCNTSKKQQILLDKLTACRIKEDLYHKLWTHCQRFASIIYYNLLIRCQGNLHNAVMCDNRDCPIFYRRVKVSKDLTQLQSTLSTLQLQYTN, encoded by the exons ATGAGCTCTAATGATCTAAATTGGCATAATACTATGTATTCTAACTTTTATGGAACGCAAAATGACTATGGAAAAATATTCAGTAAACTGCGTAGACCAACATTTGATTTCG TATTCTTTTTAACAGATGCAGACTATACATTTAAAGTAGTAAAGTGTACATCTGATGGAACGTTAAGTGAGACAGGAGATCATCACACAGAGGTTCCGGTGGTCAGACTATACGGAGTGACGAAGGAACAACAAAGCGTATTGGTGTGTGTAGATGATTTTCAGCCTTATTTTTACATTGAGAAACCACCAGAACTGCTGGAAGAGAATTTTGAAGATTTAAAACAGCTATTTAAT AAACACTTGAGTGAGCAGAATCAATTCAAGAAATCACTGCGACATGTGTTGGATATACAAAAGACAAGACTTACA TCCCTGATGATGTACGATGAAAATGGAGAGAAGGATTTCCTTAGAATCGTTGTATCATCGCCCAGGATGGTATCGAACCTGAGGTCATACATCGAGTCTGGGGTTGAACTAGAAGTTGATGGAGATTCCTTTACAATCCCATTGTACAGACAAACGTATGAAGCTAACCTTCCATATGTACTGCGTTTTCTGCTAGACAACAATGTGATCTGCGGCTCATGGCTGATGATACCACAAAATTGTTATACGTTAAATAAccctaaaaattttatgcAACTCGTTAGCACATGTAATATTGAAGTGAATTGCGGATATAGTGACATTATAACATTGCCTCTAGAAAACGAGTATGAAACAATAGGACCAATTAAGATTTTGTCATTTGATATTGAGTGTATTAAGCTTAACGGAACAG GGTTTCCAAACGCTAGCAATGACCCTGTGATACAAATAAGTAGCGTAATACACACGCACGGAAACGACGTAAATAACACCAAGAATTTTGTTTTCACACTCAAGGAGTGTGATAGCCTGGCGAACTGCACAATCCTGTCATTTGATAACGAAGAACAGTTGTTGCTGGCGTGGAACGACTTTGTGATCTTTGTCGACCCAGACTTCCTGACAGGATATAACATAATCTTGTTTGATCTTCCATATCTTCTGACTCGCAGTTCAGTGCTTAACATTGAAGCAAGGTTTAAGAAGTTGACCCGGATCAAAAGCGTAAACTGCAATTTCAAAGACTCAATATCGAACAATAACATTTTGGGACTTTACGAGAATAAGGAAATCAACATTGAGGGGAGGATTCTGTTTGACGTTTACGATTTGGTACGAAGAGATTACAAGCTCAAGTCATACTCACTTAACTACGTCTCGTTTGAATTCCTTAAACAACAAAAGGAAGATGTCCACTATTCAACAATATTGAAGCTGTTTAACG gaaataataatgatcGAAGAAGAATTGCAAGCTACTGCTTAAAGGATTCAATACTGCCTTTACTCTTGATCAATAAGTTATTGCTTctgtataattatattgaaATGTCCAGAGTGACAACCACACCAATTAAGCTCCTAATCACAAG agGACAACAAATAAGGGTGACGATGCAAATATATAAGCAGTGTAAGAAGATGAACTATGTGATACCGGTGATAACGGGAGGCGGGAAAAACAGTAGTAATGAGAACAGCTATGAAGGAGCAACGGTTCTAGAACCATTGAAGGGATACCATAAGAATCCGATTTCAGTGTTAGATTTCCAGTCGTTGTACCCGTCAATCATGATCGCACATAACATATGCTATTCGACACTACTAAACTACAACAACATAAACAACTACAGACCAGAAGAT gTGGTGAGAGTGCCAGGGTACAATGACATATGCTTCATAAGCGTGAATAAGCGGAAA GGAATATTGCCAATCATAGTCGAGAACTTGATCAATGAGAGGAAGAAGGCgaagaagatgatgaacGAGTGCAAGGACGAGATGCTCAAAAAAGTGTATGATGGAAGACAGTTGGCACTCAAGATAACAACCAACTCAGTGTACGGATACACTGGAGCGACG agTGGAGGGTTTTTGCCGTGCATTGACGTGGCCACAGCCATCACATCATTTGGGAGAAACATGATTGTGAACACCAAGAAC cTTATTGAGGAACATTTCACTGTCAAAAACGGGTTCAAATTCGACAGCAAGGTCATTTACGGTGACACTGACTCTGTGATGATTAACTTTGGAACTGATGATATACAGGAAGCAATTGACTTGg GGAAGAACGCAGCTGATTTGATAACCAGTAAATCAGTAAAGCCAATAACGCTCCTGTTTGAGAAGGTGTATAAACCACTGCTTTTGCTCAGTAAAAAACGTTACGCAG GCTTATACTACGTTAACAGTGAAAAGTATGAGAAAATTGACTGTAAGGGAATTGAGGTACTTGTGTTCGTAACAATCTTGTTTCAGAGTGTCAGGAGAGACTTCTGTCTGCTAATTCAACAGATGCTGGAGCAAATATTATACCTGCTCTTGGTGAAGTTGGATCTGGACGGAGCAATTGAGTTTGTAAAGAAGAAGGTTTCGGAACtcttaaaaaatgaaatcGACGTCTCTCTGCTGGTTATAACGAAATCACTTG GAAAGGTGGATTATGAACAGAGATTACCACATGTTGAGTTGGCTAAAAAGTTGCGAAAACGCG ACCCTGGTAAGGCACCTGGAGTGGGTGACCGCATAAGTTATATCATAGTCAAGGGCACAAAAG GTGAACCTTTATTTGATAGGGCTGAAGAACCTTTGTATGTAACTGAGAATAACTTACCAATTGACACGAGCTATTATTTGGACTCTTTAAAAAACGTCTTACTTAGAATATTTGAAGTTGTGATGACTAACCCAAACTCCCTTTTCA ACGGGGAACACACCCGAGTAATAAACATAAACAGTAGCACCAAGGGACTGATGAACAAATTCCTGACAAAGATCAGACGTTGCTTATCCTGTAACATAGTCTTAAGCAATAGCACAGAATCCACTGAAATGTTTTGCTCAAACTGTAACACCAGTAAAAAGCAACAG ATTCTGCTTGATAAACTAACTGCTTGTCGTATTAAGGAGGACCTCTACCACAAACTTTGGACTCACTGTCAGAGGTTTGCctcaataatttattataatttattaattagatGCCAAGGGAACTTGCACAACGCTGTCATGTGTGATAACAGGGACTGTCCTATTTTCTACAGGCGAGTGAAGGTTTCCAAGGACCTCACACAGCTCCAAAGCACCTTAAGCACACTTCAACTACAATACACaaactaa
- a CDS encoding exosome ribonuclease PH (Rrp42) (Tap349e08.q2ks7.C.cand.29 - score = 22.35) encodes MDFVKSAISSNLRLDGRKFEQLYSLNIIPNISSIAHGSSQVTFGDNIVQTTVNFSIVSPEDSTPDEGIIDLTITGTNIFENSELSQRNYEILCNILYDLEFQHAFLDLKSLCILPGQLCWNIRIHSTVVKRGGCVIDALSIGVLSSLMCSDVPDVEVMFRDELESYQRSNLQLKLSLDKNKIISQLVERFPLITSVGKVSKNYLWGMTREEELCSDGTMSVAVDKTGKCLSVKANGSCFELNCIQNLINTSTEITLDNFNKLNQFISS; translated from the exons ATGGATTTTGTGAAATCGGCAATCTCTTCCAACTTAAGGCTTGATGGAAGAAAATTTGAACAACTTTActcattaaatattatacctAATATTTCTTCAATCGCACATGGCAGTTCTCAGGTCACATTTGGTGACAACATAGTTCAAACAACTGttaat TTTTCAATTGTTTCGCCTGAAGATTCTACTCCTGACGAAGGCATAATTGATTTAACAATCACTGGAACTAACATCTTTGAGAACTCTGAGTTATCGCAGCGGAACTACGAGATTCTATGTAACATATTGTACGATTTAGAATTTCAACACGCTTTTCTTGACCTTAAATCTCTGTGCATTTTACCAGGCCAGCTCTGTTGGAATATAAGAATACACTCAACT GTTGTTAAAAGAGGCGGGTGTGTAATTGACGCTCTCAGCATTGGAGTTTTATCTTCTCTCATGTGTTCTGATGTTCCAGATGTCGAGGTTATGTTCAGAGATGAACTCGAGTCATATCAACGGTCAAACCTACAGTTGAAGCTCTCTCTAGA TAAAAATAAGATTATATCTCAACTTGTTGAAAGATTCCCTCTGATAACTTCAGTTGGAAAGGTTTCCAAGAACTACCTTTGGGGTATGACCAGAGAAGAGGAGTTATGCTCTGACGGAACAATGTCAGTTGCAGTGGATAAAACTGGAAAATGCTTATCGGTCAAGGCCAACGGGTCATGTTTTGAGCTAAACTGTATACAAAACCTAATAAACACCTCGACTGAAATTACTCTCGACAACTTTAACAAActaaatcaatttatatcatcgtga
- a CDS encoding uncharacterized protein (Signal peptide predicted for TA06280 by SignalP 2.0 HMM (Signal peptide probability 0.983, signal anchor probability 0.000) with cleavage site probability 0.784 between residues 20 and 21): MFNLLIRSLIVLLLVKSCFTIRFNNYRINSLFINNFNKESCLLNDLSFEEYDKSSRFINKLKESSSKGNDNSGDVEDSNTHQGDNESNKSPEANLELTISKRILNSILSLTSSFYEPDFYDIIPILYNIKDEVINMKEYMGKTQVKTSQRKHPVKVYHKHKDKTYKINEKMYNKINGMFMNDSSGEVESLVLSIPSSIMNRLYQSSNYEQKPEDTMPIQLVTLTSGFLTRLYEISIFPYFSKMFQNCFNTTLDNTYGFMYRIIKYNSAEETYIKSDYETGKEKIPGFFLTLELEKTLTEEFEKILRKIRIKTVKELDLNVFTKDSLRNISVLIKCIKDLVFFNSSLKLLEQLIGRKPTDNEIIFSFFRKSQTHPIKNNETVSEGSEPTVNHPPDFNAKKLVQIINDSEYEIEHRLDFYFTPFIEAIINIYKRRINPNFFKVMISCFKDALDAVTTRLYEISPKRINDYGTNFILDIFLFTYNQVKLSALRQNLPEHLPIGTLRLAKKGLKLYEYLEPIQGNMIYRHKKKAITKEELESLYKDEVDDDQKDEDKNDEKRHQNPYSQKFDIDDKKFNEFLRKIIEIEDHFNKRGGDKSCNDYMRRQQQDEHLKNSVAKFLNVTPDRLSEAIDAYYSKEVGPTDRIPRYLRSRLSPTGRPGKSPVRYYGELEPYEVYDRLESVEYFRDMIYRRTLRKLAMEALDDRVARILFMAQNSLFCEVHPDYEEVIADLKIPKRTADFIAFAATVMCKQYEVWRIKLNLPPYVNEFRINPSVLMLATLDPNNLPHHISTTMYNRVKGSYSSALREEPTQIRGAAAKNKRDRFNRMRLIKPNMSDMTESFMNYKANYKEYEQILLRSPIYYLQYSGIMN; encoded by the coding sequence atgtttaatttGCTCATCAGAAGTTTAATTGTGTTATTGCTTGTTAAATCATGTTTTACAATTcgatttaataattatagaatCAATTCTCTATtcataaataattttaacaaagAAAGCtgtttattaaatgatttatcatttgaagaatatgataaatcgtcaagatttattaataaattgaaggAATCCTCATCAAAAGGAAATGATAACTCAGGTGACGTCGAGGATTCCAATACACATCAAGGTGATAATGAAAGTAATAAATCACCAGAAGCGAATCTTGAGCTGACAATCTCAAAAAGAATTCTAAATTCGATTTTGTCGCTCACATCATCGTTCTATGAGCCTGATTTTTACGACATAATACCAATTTTGTACAATATAAAGGATGAAGTAATCAATATGAAAGAATACATGGGTAAAACACAAGTTAAAACATCGCAAAGAAAACACCCAGTTAAAGTGTACCATAAACATAAAGATAAAACATATAAgataaatgaaaaaatgtACAATAAGATAAATGGGATGTTCATGAACGATTCATCGGGAGAAGTTGAGAGTCTAGTTTTGAGCATCCCATCATCAATCATGAACAGATTGTACCAGTCCTCTAATTATGAGCAGAAACCTGAAGATACAATGCCAATACAACTGGTAACGTTAACGTCAGGATTTCTCACCAGGCTTTACGAAATCTCAATCTTCCCGTACTTTTCAAAGATGTTTCAAAATTGCTTTAACACAACTTTGGATAACACATACGGGTTTATGTATAggataataaaatataattcaGCAGAAGAGACTTATATCAAGTCTGATTATGAGACTGGAAAGGAAAAAATCCCAGGCTTCTTTCTCACTTTAGAGCTGGAAAAGACATTAACTGAAGAATTCgaaaaaatattaaggAAAATTAGAATCAAGACTGTTAAAGAGTTGGATTTGAATGTATTCACGAAAGATTCGCTCCGTAACATAAGTGTGCTGATTAAGTGTATCAAGGATCTAGTGTTCTTTAACTCATCATTGAAGCTACTTGAACAGTTAATAGGCAGAAAACCGACAGATAATGAGATAATATTCTCATTCTTTCGTAAATCACAAACACATcctataaaaaataatgaaactGTAAGTGAAGGTTCAGAACCAACTGTTAACCATCCCCCAGACTTTAATGCTAAAAAATTGGTCCagataataaatgataGTGAATATGAAATAGAACATAGGCttgatttttattttacaccATTCATCGAAGCTATaataaacatttataaGAGGAGAATAAATCCCAATTTTTTTAAGGTTATGATTTCATGCTTCAAAGACGCACTTGATGCAGTTACGACTAGACTGTATGAAATTTCACCAAAAAGAATTAACGATTATGGAACAAACTTCATTCTGGACATTTTTCTGTTCACATACAATCAAGTGAAACTGTCAGCTTTGAGACAAAATCTTCCAGAGCACCTGCCAATAGGAACCTTGAGACTAGCTAAAAAGGGACTTAAACTCTATGAATACCTGGAACCAATCCAAGGTAATATGATATATAGACATAAGAAAAAGGCTATCACTAAGGAAGAACTTGAATCACTATACAAAGACGAGGTGGATGATGACCAAAaagatgaagataaaaatgatgaaaagAGACACCAAAATCCATATTCACAAAAGTTTGATATAGACGATAAGAAGTTTAATGAGTTTTTAaggaaaataatagaaattgaggaccattttaataaaagaGGAGGTGACAAGAGCTGTAACGACTACATGAGGAGACAACAACAAGATGaacatttgaaaaatagtgtagcaaaatttttaaatgtaaCCCCTGACAGGTTGAGTGAAGCCATAGATGCTTACTATTCTAAGGAAGTTGGGCCGACAGATAGGATTCCAAGGTATTTGAGGTCCAGGCTTAGTCCTACAGGACGTCCAGGTAAATCACCTGTGAGGTACTATGGAGAACTTGAGCCATATGAGGTTTACGACAGACTGGAATCTGTAGAATATTTTAGGGATATGATATACCGGAGAACCTTGAGAAAGCTTGCAATGGAAGCGCTGGACGACAGAGTTGCAAGGATACTTTTCATGGCGCAAAATTCCCTTTTCTGTGAAGTTCACCCAGATTATGAAGAGGTGATTGCAGATCTTAAAATTCCAAAGAGGACTGCAGACTTCATAGCCTTTGCAGCAACTGTAATGTGTAAGCAGTACGAGGTGTGGCGGATTAAGCTAAACCTTCCACCATACGTTAACGAGTTCAGAATAAATCCAAGTGTTCTAATGCTTGCAACATTGGATCCTAATAACCTGCCACATCACATATCAACTACAATGTACAACAGAGTTAAAGGAAGTTATAGTTCCGCATTAAGGGAAGAACCAACACAAATACGCGGAGCAGCTGCAAAGAACAAACGAGATCGATTCAACCGAATGAGGCTCATCAAGCCCAATATGTCTGACATGACTGAATCCTTCATGAACTATAAAGCCAACTATAAAGAGTACGAACAGATTCTTCTCAGAAGTCCAATTTACTACCTGCAATATTCTGGAATAATGAACTAA
- a CDS encoding uncharacterized protein (Tap349e08.q2ks7.C.cand.30 - score = 44.77) translates to MMQPIRTYNLPPFSELRIITNDHFNSIPLKPSITLIKKNDNESAEIFGKELVPGVEVALNEGERIAIYTWSGCTLQIKGSILQEYESYDINIMKEYLNIINLLNIKRQLSTINNTFGPRILVTGSPSSGKSSFCTILCNYALRFSWKPLFIDADPRSSCDKSSLKLYPGTVGCVLYDNMDIATNPLLYYYGYSYYQDNEFLYLHVIIRSSQLDCLLMKLLNVNIELMLYNNDNVIKSSGIVINAPYECNKDMIVKLCKIYKVSVIVVIDSPSIHQELIKHYKNEKNNIDINIAKLAYNNIIINDNETKSDNPEPVKRSDASENSANNSDEMLILSSSKLEGVISVDNNRLKYINNMNWNKYFEINNLGRNHIIKVNSSTITFIYIDIIEPLTKDALPTNEEYVMKHKEMYCNAYTDDLLLLNNLIVAVPATDDIKLIPYTNILSFFHIRSIESTASEDNTFTISLCCQTYYSPSSLPKYLLLPRDFKTLKYNP, encoded by the exons atgatGCAACCTATACGGACGTATAACTTACCACCTTTCTCAGAACTGAGAATTATCACAAATGACCACTTCAATTCTATTCCCTTAAAACCTTCCATAACA TTGATAAAGAAAAATGATAACGAGAGTGCCGAAATATTTGGCAAGGAGTTGGTCCCAGGTGTTGAAGTAGCCTTAAACGAAGGTGAAAGAATCGCAATATATACATGGAGTGGCTGTACTCTTCAGATTAAAGGTTCAATATTACAG GAATATGAATCTTAcgatataaatataatgaaggagtatttgaatataataaatttgcTGAATATTAAAAGACAGTTATCGACTATTAATAATACGTTTGGACCCCGA ATACTGGTAACTGGTTCACCATCGAGTGGGAAGTCCTCTTTTTGTACAATTTTATGTAACTACGCACTAAGGTTTTCATGGAAACCGTTATTTATCGACGCAGATCCTAG GTCAAGTTGTGATAAGAGTAGTCTTAAGTTATACCCAGGCACTGTTGGTTGTGTTTTGTATGATAATATGGATATTGCAACAAACcctttattatattattatggTTATTCATATTATCAGGATAACGAATTCTTATATTTACACGTAATAATTAGATCGAGTCAATTAGATTGTCTA ttgaTGAAGTTGTTGAATGTAAACATTGAGTTGATGCTATACAACAACgataatgttattaaatcctcag gAATAGTAATTAATGCTCCTTATGAATGTAATAAGGATATGATTGTAAAActgtgtaaaatatataaagttAGTGTGATTGTGGTAATTGACTCTCCCTCAATTCACCAGGAACTGATTAAGCACTACAAGAACGAAAAGAACAATATTGACATAAACATCGCAAAGTTGGcatacaataatataattataaatgataACGAGACTAAAAGTGATAATCCTGAACCCGTTAAACGTTCAGACGCCAGTGAGAATTCAGCAAACAATTCCGACGAGATGTTAATACTCTCATCCTCAAAACTTGAGGGAGTTATATCt gTTGACAATAATAGgctaaaatatataaataatatgaacTGGAACAAGTActttgaaataaataacttGGGCCGGAACCATATCATTAAAGTTAACTCAAGCACAATAAcctttatatatattgacATTATAGAGCCTCTTACTAAAGACGCACTTCCCACCA atgAGGAGTATGTCATGAAGCATAAGGAAATGTACTGCAATGCTTACACAGATGACTTGTTGCTTCTTAATAATCTCATTGTGGCTGTGCCTGCAACTGACGACATTAAGCTCATTCCttatactaatattttatctttCTTTCACATCAGATCAATAGAGTCTACTGCCTCTGAGGATAACACCTTTACCATATCACTATGCTGTCAAACTTATTACTCTCCCTCTTCTCTTCCGAAATACTTACTTCTTCCAAGGGattttaaaactttaaAGTATAACCCCTAA